One genomic window of Glycine max cultivar Williams 82 chromosome 16, Glycine_max_v4.0, whole genome shotgun sequence includes the following:
- the LOC100786065 gene encoding uncharacterized protein LOC100786065 (The RefSeq protein has 1 substitution compared to this genomic sequence): MASGRNLKNAVIAFLVPLPSIFFYLSFLNHYDSAKSPSFWSTLWSWCYHHPLLLANALFFLNVNVLFWLIGLIQSSHWMIDPYWTVIPVMLVHYYATHPLAPHDLWRSKIVILLTWVWSVRLTHNYFRRERWQWGAREDWRFTEMSQQYGKQWWWVSFFAVYVSQQMFLIALSLPLYAVHTVNQPLNMWDLVATVVCLCGIVIAYFADTQLYEFVSRNNKLKGLGKPVVSVLDSGLWYYCRHPNYFGEQLWWWGLVVFAWSLGVGWTFIGAFVNTMCLAYVTRLVEDRMLKQESRAEAFRVYQNTTSVWIPWFKSSPSGVKNKNA; the protein is encoded by the exons ATGGCTAGTGGCCGCAATTTGAAGAACGCTGTGATTGCATTCTTGGTTCCTCTTCcctccatcttcttctacctCTCATTCCTCAACCACTACGACTCAGCAAAATCCCCATCTTTTTGGTCAACTCTATGGTCATGGTGCTATCACCACCCTCTTCTATTAGCCAACGCTCTCTTCTTCCTCAACGTCAATGTCCTCTTCTGGCTCATAGGCCTAATACAATCCAGCCACTGG ATGATCGACCCCTATTGGACTGTGATACCTGTGATGCTTGTTCACTACTATGCCACTCATCCTTTGGCTCCCTATGATTTGTGGAGGTCCAAGATCGTGATTTTATTGACTTGGGTGTGGAGTGTTAGGCTCACTCACAACTATTTCAGGAGAGAGAGGTGGCAGTGGGGTGCCAGGGAAGATTGGCGTTTCACTGAGATGAGTCAACAGTATGGAAAGCAATGGTGGTGGGTTTCATTCTTTGCTGTCTATGTCTCACAACAG ATGTTTTTGATTGCACTGTCACTTCCCTTGTATGCTGTCCATACTGTCAATCAGCCTTTGAACATGTGGGACTTGGTGGCTACTGTTGTCTGTTTATGTGGCATTGTTATAGCATATTTTGCTGATACACAGCTCTATGAGTTTGTGAGTAGAAACAACAAGCTGAAGGGGCTTGGTAAACCCGTGGTTTCGGTCCTTGACAGTGGCTTGTGGTATTACTGCCGACATCCGAATTACTTTGGCGAGCAGCTGTGGTGGTGGGGGCTGGTTGTGTTTGCATGGAGCCTGGGAGTGGGATGGACCTTCATTGGAGCTTTTGTTAATACTATGTGTTTGGCTTATGTGACTAGGCTTGTGGAGGACCGAATGTTGAAACAAGAAAGTAGAGCAGAAGCATTTAGGGTGTATCAGAATACAACTTCTGTGTGGATACCTTGGTTCAAGTCCTCTCCTTCAGGGGTTAAAAATAAGAATGCTTGA